A genome region from Methylobacterium sp. FF17 includes the following:
- a CDS encoding NAD(P)-dependent oxidoreductase, producing MTTIAILAAGAMGSAIAARLSENGARVLTTLDGRSAATRSRATAAGMVDTDLACLMRADLFLSIVPPADALGLADRLAPVFAGAERKPVYVDCNAVDVETLRSVADCLAPTGTAILDAAIIGLPPKPGEPGPRIYVAGDACEAMSPLRPLGLDIRPMAGGIGAASALKMSYAGINKGLTALAALMVLAAERAGAGEALGAELAENEPHLFARFGRGLPDMLPKARRWVAEMGEIGAFLGDDPAGRQAFAGFAALYDRLSREDGAEDAATLRAFAKACGSSQPG from the coding sequence ATGACGACGATCGCGATCCTGGCCGCCGGCGCCATGGGCAGTGCGATCGCGGCGCGCCTCTCGGAGAACGGCGCCCGGGTTCTCACGACCTTGGACGGGCGAAGCGCCGCAACCCGGTCACGCGCCACTGCCGCTGGGATGGTCGACACCGATCTTGCGTGCCTGATGCGGGCGGACCTCTTCCTTTCCATCGTGCCGCCGGCAGATGCACTGGGGCTGGCGGATCGCCTTGCGCCCGTGTTCGCGGGAGCGGAGCGGAAGCCCGTCTACGTCGATTGCAACGCGGTCGACGTGGAGACGCTGCGCAGCGTCGCGGATTGCCTCGCTCCGACCGGGACCGCCATTCTCGATGCTGCGATCATCGGCTTGCCGCCCAAGCCCGGCGAGCCGGGACCGCGCATCTATGTCGCGGGCGACGCCTGCGAGGCGATGTCGCCTCTGCGTCCGCTGGGTCTCGACATCCGTCCCATGGCCGGCGGCATCGGCGCCGCCTCGGCCCTGAAGATGTCCTATGCCGGGATCAACAAGGGGCTGACGGCGCTGGCGGCCCTGATGGTGCTGGCAGCGGAGCGGGCCGGTGCCGGCGAGGCCCTCGGGGCGGAACTCGCCGAGAACGAGCCTCACCTCTTCGCACGCTTCGGCCGCGGACTGCCGGATATGCTGCCGAAGGCGCGGCGTTGGGTGGCCGAGATGGGTGAGATCGGTGCTTTCCTCGGTGATGATCCGGCCGGACGCCAAGCCTTCGCCGGCTTCGCGGCCTTGTACGATCGACTGTCTCGCGAAGACGGCGCCGAGGATGCCGCAACCCTGCGCGCCTTCGCGAAGGCGTGCGGATCGTCGCAGCCGGGATGA
- a CDS encoding 16S rRNA (uracil(1498)-N(3))-methyltransferase: MAAYDFTAPRLHVEADLASGTTLPLDRAQANYLLNVLRRGPADPVLLFNGRDGEWRAEIAPTGRKGADLVVRERTRQQPPRPDLHYLFAPLKTARLDYMAQKAVEMGAGTLRPVFTRYTQGERLNADRLRANAVEAAEQCGILSLPDFPEPAKLPAALAELNPLRLLVFCDEDAPIADPVLALRRAAGEATPPLAVLVGPEGGFAPEERALILARPNTVALSLGPRILRADTAAVAVLALVQAVLGDAR; this comes from the coding sequence ATGGCCGCCTACGATTTCACCGCCCCCCGCCTCCATGTCGAGGCCGACCTCGCGTCCGGGACGACGCTGCCCCTCGACAGGGCCCAGGCGAACTATCTCCTGAACGTCCTGCGGCGGGGCCCCGCCGATCCGGTCCTGCTCTTCAACGGGCGGGATGGGGAGTGGCGGGCGGAGATCGCGCCCACCGGCCGCAAAGGCGCCGACCTCGTCGTGCGCGAGCGCACACGCCAGCAGCCCCCGCGCCCGGACCTGCATTACCTGTTCGCGCCCCTCAAGACCGCCCGGCTCGACTACATGGCGCAGAAGGCGGTGGAGATGGGAGCCGGCACCCTGCGGCCGGTCTTCACGCGTTACACGCAAGGCGAGCGGCTGAACGCCGACCGCCTGCGCGCCAACGCGGTGGAGGCGGCCGAACAATGCGGCATCCTGAGTCTTCCGGACTTCCCCGAACCGGCCAAGCTCCCGGCGGCCCTGGCCGAGCTCAACCCGTTGCGTCTGCTGGTGTTCTGCGACGAGGACGCGCCCATCGCCGATCCCGTTCTCGCCCTGCGACGCGCGGCCGGCGAGGCCACGCCGCCGCTGGCGGTGCTGGTGGGGCCGGAGGGCGGTTTCGCGCCGGAGGAGCGCGCGCTGATCCTCGCCCGCCCGAACACCGTGGCCCTGTCGCTCGGCCCCCGCATCCTGCGCGCCGATACGGCGGCCGTGGCCGTGCTGGCCCTGGTGCAGGCGGTGCTTGGGGACGCCCGGTGA
- a CDS encoding cold-shock protein — protein MNTGTVKWFNETKGYGFIQPDDGGKDVFVHISAVERAGMRNLIEGQKISYEIQTDKRSGKDSAGNLQAA, from the coding sequence GTGAATACCGGCACTGTGAAGTGGTTCAACGAGACCAAGGGCTACGGCTTCATTCAGCCTGACGACGGCGGCAAGGATGTGTTCGTGCACATCTCCGCTGTCGAGCGCGCTGGCATGCGCAACCTCATCGAGGGTCAGAAGATCTCCTACGAGATCCAGACCGACAAGCGCAGCGGCAAGGACTCGGCTGGGAACCTCCAGGCGGCCTGA
- a CDS encoding DUF6101 family protein, which translates to MNSFANMNCLSEEASSDVASVSPVSVSVTLSALPVFGRDKGRRPTGIALAFSEDEADLCGEDRFDLLLVDSDGAVITRLGPFCEEEVVALWRDCAAKSGLPRMIVKEDGVLAVVSAQLGPVALGRTRMRRRIGLLNGRRPRFLVRRKTGALPVRPLIHRGESEIISGARC; encoded by the coding sequence ATGAACTCTTTCGCGAACATGAACTGCCTCTCGGAAGAAGCCTCGTCGGACGTCGCGTCGGTCTCTCCGGTTTCCGTCTCGGTCACCCTCTCGGCCTTGCCGGTGTTCGGCCGCGACAAGGGCCGTCGCCCGACCGGCATCGCCCTGGCCTTCTCAGAGGACGAGGCCGACCTCTGCGGCGAGGATCGCTTCGACCTTCTCCTGGTCGACTCGGACGGCGCGGTCATCACCCGCCTTGGCCCGTTCTGCGAAGAGGAGGTCGTGGCCCTGTGGCGGGATTGCGCAGCGAAATCCGGTCTGCCCCGGATGATCGTCAAGGAGGACGGCGTCCTCGCGGTCGTCTCGGCCCAGCTCGGCCCGGTGGCGCTCGGCCGCACCCGCATGCGCCGCCGCATCGGCCTTCTCAACGGCCGTCGCCCGCGCTTCCTGGTCCGGCGCAAGACCGGCGCGCTGCCGGTGCGCCCGCTCATTCACCGGGGCGAGAGCGAGATCATCTCCGGTGCGCGCTGCTGA
- the cysD gene encoding sulfate adenylyltransferase subunit CysD — MSAAPVTAPAASPAHAASRSERLTHLQRLEAESIHIMRETVAETENPVMLYSIGKDSSVLLHLALKAFAPGRLPFPLMHIDTTWKFKEMIAFRDQRAKDLGLDLIVHTNQEGLARGIGPISHGSEVHTDVMKTQGLRQALDKHKFDAAFGGARRDEEASRAKERIFSLRTAQHRWDPKRQRAEPWHLYNLRKRRGESLRVFPISNWTELDVWLYIEQENIPIVPLYFAKPRPVVEREGQLILVDDERLPLEPGETPRDVSVRFRTLGDYPLTGAVESEAATLPEIIGETLAARTSERQGRVIDKDGAGAMERKKQEGYF, encoded by the coding sequence ATGAGCGCCGCACCCGTCACCGCCCCTGCGGCAAGCCCCGCCCATGCGGCAAGCCGGTCCGAACGGCTCACCCACCTGCAGCGTCTGGAGGCCGAGAGCATCCACATCATGCGGGAGACGGTCGCCGAGACCGAGAACCCGGTGATGCTCTACTCCATCGGCAAGGATTCCTCGGTGCTGCTGCACCTGGCGCTGAAGGCCTTCGCGCCGGGGCGCCTGCCGTTCCCGCTGATGCACATCGACACCACCTGGAAGTTCAAGGAGATGATCGCGTTCCGCGATCAGCGCGCCAAGGATCTCGGGCTCGACCTCATCGTCCACACCAACCAGGAGGGGCTGGCGCGCGGCATAGGCCCCATCAGCCACGGCTCGGAAGTCCATACCGACGTGATGAAGACGCAAGGGCTGCGTCAGGCGCTGGACAAGCACAAGTTCGATGCGGCCTTCGGCGGCGCGCGCCGCGACGAGGAGGCCTCCCGCGCCAAGGAGCGGATCTTCTCCCTGCGCACCGCCCAGCATCGCTGGGACCCGAAGCGCCAGCGCGCCGAGCCCTGGCATCTCTACAACCTGCGCAAGCGGCGCGGCGAATCCCTGCGGGTCTTCCCGATCTCGAACTGGACCGAGCTCGACGTCTGGCTCTACATTGAGCAGGAAAACATTCCGATCGTGCCCCTCTACTTCGCGAAACCCCGCCCCGTGGTGGAACGCGAGGGCCAGCTCATCCTGGTGGACGACGAGCGCCTGCCCCTGGAGCCCGGCGAGACGCCGCGCGACGTGTCGGTGCGCTTCCGGACGCTCGGCGACTACCCGCTCACCGGCGCGGTGGAGAGCGAGGCCGCGACCCTGCCGGAGATCATCGGCGAGACCTTGGCCGCCCGCACCTCGGAGCGGCAGGGCCGCGTCATCGACAAGGACGGCGCCGGCGCCATGGAGCGCAAGAAGCAGGAGGGCTATTTCTAA
- a CDS encoding alginate O-acetyltransferase AlgX-related protein, with amino-acid sequence MPDELAAFVHEGRDGWLFLTAGSNNVIGQFSDTPAMKKRLAGWRALLLARSRRCARLGTTYRHLIVPEKLTVYDDRLQGLDIDQRLSPAVRLRRSLVWHPQLRRACPDLVAAFRARRAGEDLYYRTDSHWSFAGRMVAYRALCASLGVAPREDLAERPSHEERFQGDLGGQLLPPQAETVRVYQLQRDAVRHYASPIVEAREAAGAIGTLHVGAHVIYRNPSPGADPRRIVVFGDSYAHFAPVMLTIMLAETFREVHFVWSTSLDWRYIERTLPDILVTQIAERFMFQVPDDTFDLDAYVADRFGAELGTDA; translated from the coding sequence ATGCCCGATGAGTTGGCGGCCTTCGTGCACGAGGGGCGCGACGGCTGGCTGTTCCTGACGGCGGGCAGCAACAACGTGATCGGACAGTTCAGCGACACGCCGGCCATGAAGAAGCGGCTCGCGGGCTGGAGGGCGCTGCTCCTGGCGCGCAGCCGCCGGTGCGCGCGCCTCGGAACGACCTACCGCCACCTGATCGTGCCCGAGAAGCTGACGGTCTACGATGACCGGCTCCAGGGCCTGGACATCGATCAGCGGCTGTCGCCGGCCGTGCGCCTGCGCCGAAGCCTGGTCTGGCATCCGCAGCTCCGCCGCGCCTGCCCCGACCTCGTGGCGGCGTTCCGGGCACGGCGCGCCGGCGAGGACCTCTACTACCGCACGGACAGCCACTGGTCCTTCGCCGGACGCATGGTGGCGTATCGCGCCCTCTGCGCATCGCTCGGGGTCGCCCCGCGGGAGGACCTGGCGGAGCGCCCCTCGCACGAGGAGCGGTTCCAGGGCGATCTCGGCGGGCAACTCCTGCCGCCGCAGGCCGAAACCGTGCGCGTCTACCAGCTTCAGCGGGACGCGGTGCGGCACTACGCGAGCCCCATCGTCGAAGCCCGCGAGGCGGCGGGCGCGATCGGGACGCTGCATGTCGGCGCGCACGTGATCTACCGCAATCCGTCGCCGGGGGCCGACCCCCGGCGCATCGTCGTGTTCGGGGATTCCTACGCGCATTTCGCGCCCGTGATGCTGACGATCATGCTCGCGGAGACGTTTCGCGAGGTGCACTTCGTCTGGTCGACCTCCCTCGACTGGCGCTACATCGAGCGCACCCTGCCGGACATCCTGGTCACGCAGATCGCCGAGCGCTTCATGTTCCAGGTGCCCGACGACACCTTCGACCTCGACGCCTACGTGGCCGACCGGTTCGGCGCCGAACTCGGGACCGACGCGTAG
- the cysN gene encoding sulfate adenylyltransferase subunit CysN: MTIHQAPQSFGYDDFLTAHQNKEVLRFITCGSVDDGKSTLIGRLLHDTKQIFDDQVTALQRDSRKHGTQGAEIDLALLVDGLQAEREQGITIDVAYRFFSTDKRSFIVADTPGHEQYTRNMATGASTADVAVILVDARQGLTRQTRRHALLVSLLGIKRVALAVNKMDLVGWSETRFEELLAAFNDFAAPLGFTEVRAIPLSAKNGDNVVLPGAAAPWYTGTPLLQYLEEVPVRVEEQAAPFRLAVQWVNRPNSDFRGFSGLIASGRVAPGDAVIVEPSGRTSTVARIYTADGDLPHAVEGQSVTLVLADEIDASRGSVIVTADAPMRVTDSLDVRLFWAAETDLLPGATLLAKIGTVTVNAVVSAIRTRIDPETGKPEPAARLTANDIADVTLSLDRAVAVDAYAANRDTGGLILIDRETTDTAALGLIQADSAASSVRDEPEEVRAKRSGGGFLSKLRWVFGGI, encoded by the coding sequence ATGACGATCCATCAGGCACCCCAGTCCTTCGGCTACGACGACTTCCTCACTGCGCACCAGAACAAGGAGGTGCTGCGCTTCATCACCTGCGGCTCCGTCGATGACGGCAAGTCGACGCTGATCGGTCGCCTCCTGCACGACACCAAGCAGATCTTCGACGATCAGGTGACGGCGCTGCAGCGCGATTCGCGCAAGCACGGCACGCAAGGGGCCGAGATCGACCTCGCGCTCCTCGTCGACGGACTCCAGGCCGAGCGCGAGCAGGGCATCACGATCGATGTCGCCTACCGCTTCTTCTCCACGGACAAGCGCTCCTTCATCGTCGCCGACACGCCCGGCCACGAGCAGTACACCCGCAACATGGCCACCGGTGCTTCCACGGCCGATGTGGCGGTGATCCTGGTCGATGCCCGGCAGGGGCTCACTCGGCAGACCCGGCGCCACGCGCTGCTCGTCTCGCTGCTCGGGATCAAGCGGGTCGCCCTCGCGGTGAACAAGATGGACCTCGTCGGCTGGTCGGAGACCCGCTTCGAGGAGCTTCTGGCCGCGTTCAACGACTTCGCCGCGCCCCTCGGCTTCACGGAGGTGCGGGCGATCCCGCTCTCGGCCAAGAACGGCGACAACGTCGTCCTGCCGGGCGCCGCCGCGCCCTGGTACACGGGTACGCCGCTGCTCCAGTACCTCGAAGAGGTTCCGGTGCGCGTCGAGGAGCAGGCCGCGCCGTTCCGCCTCGCGGTGCAGTGGGTCAACCGGCCGAACTCCGACTTCCGGGGCTTTTCCGGCCTCATCGCCAGCGGGCGCGTGGCCCCCGGCGACGCCGTGATCGTCGAGCCCTCGGGCCGGACCTCGACGGTCGCCCGCATCTACACCGCCGACGGGGACCTGCCCCACGCGGTGGAGGGCCAGTCCGTCACCCTGGTGCTCGCCGACGAAATCGACGCCTCGCGGGGATCGGTGATCGTCACGGCCGATGCGCCGATGCGGGTCACCGACAGCCTCGACGTGCGCCTGTTCTGGGCGGCCGAGACCGACCTGCTGCCCGGCGCCACGCTGCTGGCCAAGATCGGCACCGTCACGGTGAACGCCGTGGTCTCGGCGATCCGGACCCGGATCGACCCCGAGACGGGCAAGCCCGAGCCGGCCGCGCGCCTGACCGCCAACGACATCGCGGACGTCACCCTCAGCCTCGACCGAGCGGTGGCGGTGGATGCCTACGCGGCCAACCGCGACACCGGGGGCCTCATCCTCATCGACCGCGAGACCACCGACACGGCGGCCCTGGGCCTGATCCAGGCCGATTCCGCCGCGAGTTCGGTGAGGGACGAGCCGGAGGAGGTGCGGGCGAAGCGCTCGGGCGGCGGCTTCCTGTCGAAGCTGCGTTGGGTCTTCGGCGGCATCTGA
- a CDS encoding 3'(2'),5'-bisphosphate nucleotidase CysQ — MSDPISAEAAHALVPALRETIREAAALALPFYKAGRQTGARVWSKSGGSPVTEADVAVDTFLKVRLSALLPRAAWLSEETSDDAVRLGAGLVWIVDPIDGTRAFMSGHPDWSIAVALLSAGQPVLGFVHAPVTDTFYEATAGAGATRNGETIAVSPQAGIAGARVTGPKPMMDRLARGAAEDGVMPDFVAVERVPSLALRVVRVAEGSIDVGLVSPNARDWDLAGADLILREAGGSVCDLQGRATTYNRPDPVHGELVAVSRGLRDAVVTAMGRT, encoded by the coding sequence ATGTCCGACCCGATCTCAGCGGAGGCCGCGCACGCGCTCGTCCCCGCCCTGCGCGAGACGATCCGCGAGGCGGCCGCCCTCGCCCTGCCCTTCTACAAGGCCGGCCGGCAGACCGGCGCGCGGGTCTGGTCCAAATCCGGTGGTTCGCCGGTGACCGAGGCCGACGTGGCGGTGGACACCTTCCTGAAGGTTCGGCTGAGCGCCCTGCTGCCGCGCGCGGCCTGGCTGTCCGAGGAGACCAGCGACGACGCGGTGCGCCTGGGTGCCGGCCTCGTCTGGATCGTCGACCCCATCGATGGCACCCGCGCCTTCATGTCGGGGCATCCGGACTGGTCGATCGCGGTGGCGCTGCTCTCGGCGGGCCAGCCCGTGCTCGGCTTCGTCCACGCGCCTGTAACGGACACGTTCTACGAGGCCACGGCCGGCGCGGGCGCGACCCGCAACGGCGAGACCATCGCGGTCTCCCCGCAGGCCGGCATCGCGGGAGCCCGGGTGACGGGCCCCAAGCCCATGATGGACCGCCTCGCACGCGGTGCGGCCGAGGACGGCGTGATGCCCGACTTCGTCGCCGTCGAGCGCGTGCCGTCCCTCGCCCTGCGCGTGGTGCGCGTGGCCGAGGGATCCATCGACGTGGGACTGGTCTCGCCGAACGCGCGGGACTGGGATCTGGCCGGTGCCGACCTGATCCTGCGGGAGGCTGGCGGCTCCGTCTGCGACCTTCAGGGCCGCGCGACGACCTACAACCGCCCGGACCCTGTCCATGGCGAACTCGTCGCCGTGTCCCGGGGCCTGCGCGACGCGGTCGTGACGGCGATGGGCCGCACCTGA
- a CDS encoding pyridoxal phosphate-dependent aminotransferase, whose translation MGFLADALSRVKPSATIAMTQKARELKAQGMDVISLSVGEPDFDTPQHIKDAAIEAIRRGETKYPPVSGIVPLREAIARKFKRENGLDYKPSQTIVGTGGKHVIYNALLATLNPGDEVVIPRPYWVSYPEMVVLCGGTPVFAETDMANDFKLQPEELERVITPRTKWIILNSPSNPSGAAYARDELKKITDVLMRHPQVWVLTDDMYEHLTYGDFDFVTPAQIEPGLYERTLTMNGVSKAYAMTGWRIGYAAGPEHLIKAMDFVQGQQTSGASTISQWAAVAALEGPQDHLAEFRAAFQTRRDLVVSMLNQTKGLKCPTPEGAFYVYPSCAETIGRKTPSGKVIATDEDFVVELLQAEGVAAVHGSAFGLGPNLRISYATSNAALEEACTRIQRFCGSLS comes from the coding sequence ATGGGCTTTCTGGCCGACGCCTTGTCCCGCGTGAAGCCGTCCGCGACCATCGCGATGACGCAGAAGGCGCGCGAGCTGAAAGCGCAGGGCATGGACGTGATCAGCCTCTCGGTGGGTGAGCCCGATTTCGACACGCCGCAGCACATCAAGGATGCCGCCATCGAGGCGATCCGCCGTGGCGAGACCAAGTACCCGCCGGTCTCCGGCATCGTCCCCCTGCGCGAGGCCATCGCCCGGAAGTTCAAGCGGGAGAACGGCCTCGACTACAAGCCTTCGCAGACCATCGTCGGCACGGGCGGCAAGCACGTGATCTACAACGCCCTGCTGGCGACGCTGAACCCCGGCGACGAGGTCGTGATCCCGCGTCCCTACTGGGTGTCCTACCCGGAGATGGTGGTGCTCTGCGGCGGCACGCCCGTCTTCGCCGAGACCGACATGGCGAACGACTTCAAGCTGCAGCCCGAGGAACTGGAGCGGGTGATCACCCCCCGCACCAAGTGGATCATCCTCAACTCGCCCTCGAACCCCTCGGGGGCCGCCTACGCGCGGGACGAGCTGAAGAAGATCACCGACGTGCTCATGCGCCATCCGCAGGTCTGGGTGCTCACCGACGATATGTACGAGCACCTCACCTATGGGGACTTCGATTTCGTGACCCCGGCCCAGATCGAACCCGGCCTCTACGAGCGCACGCTGACCATGAACGGCGTCTCCAAGGCCTACGCGATGACGGGCTGGCGCATCGGCTATGCCGCCGGGCCCGAGCACCTGATCAAGGCGATGGATTTCGTCCAGGGGCAGCAGACCTCCGGCGCCTCGACGATCTCGCAATGGGCGGCCGTGGCCGCCCTCGAGGGACCGCAGGACCATCTCGCCGAATTCCGGGCCGCCTTCCAGACGCGGCGCGATCTCGTCGTCTCGATGCTGAACCAGACCAAGGGCCTCAAGTGTCCGACGCCGGAGGGGGCGTTCTACGTCTATCCCTCCTGCGCCGAGACCATCGGGCGCAAGACCCCGTCGGGCAAGGTCATCGCGACCGACGAGGATTTCGTGGTCGAACTGCTCCAGGCCGAGGGCGTCGCCGCCGTGCACGGTTCGGCCTTCGGGCTCGGGCCGAACCTGCGCATCTCCTACGCGACCTCGAACGCCGCGCTGGAGGAAGCCTGCACCCGCATCCAGCGCTTCTGCGGCTCGCTGAGCTGA
- a CDS encoding Lrp/AsnC family transcriptional regulator, whose protein sequence is MDSIDLKILALLQHDATLSIATIGERVGLSQTPCWKRIQRLEADGVIDRRVAVLDPVKLGLGLTVFVSIETADHSREWLERFAETVSAMPEVLEFYRMAGDVDYMLRVVVADMRAYDTFYKHLIATLPLKNVTSRFAMEKVKSTTALPLPAPPANGRFTPTLSVVAGE, encoded by the coding sequence TTGGATTCGATCGACCTGAAGATCCTCGCGCTGCTCCAGCACGACGCCACCCTCTCCATCGCCACCATCGGCGAGCGGGTGGGGCTTTCGCAGACGCCGTGCTGGAAGCGCATTCAGCGCCTCGAAGCCGATGGCGTCATCGACCGGCGTGTCGCCGTGCTCGACCCGGTGAAGCTGGGCCTGGGCCTGACGGTCTTCGTCTCCATCGAGACGGCGGATCACTCGCGCGAATGGTTGGAGCGCTTCGCCGAGACCGTCTCGGCCATGCCCGAGGTGCTGGAGTTCTACCGGATGGCGGGGGACGTGGATTACATGCTCCGCGTCGTCGTCGCCGATATGCGCGCCTACGATACGTTCTATAAGCATCTCATCGCGACGCTGCCGCTCAAGAACGTGACCTCCCGATTCGCGATGGAGAAGGTCAAGTCCACCACCGCACTGCCCCTCCCGGCGCCGCCCGCCAACGGACGCTTCACCCCGACCCTGTCGGTGGTCGCCGGAGAATAA
- a CDS encoding phosphoadenylyl-sulfate reductase, translating to MTSQLENAARDLASAMAGLDLKGRIALIEATVPGRLVFTTSLGIEDQALTHAVAMHKGRTEIVTLDTGRLYPETYDTWSETESAYGIRIRAYAPEREAEERFVAESGINGFRHSIEARQACCGFRKVEPLGRALNGAAGWLTGLRAGQSANRADTPLAEADPARNLIKINPLADWTRADVDRFVRDNYIPYNVLHDRGFPSIGCAPCTRAIRVGEDERAGRWWWEQASKKECGLHVHAPEENVAPGQEAAAFETSTLAKPLEMAR from the coding sequence ATGACCTCTCAACTGGAAAACGCGGCGCGGGACCTTGCGTCCGCGATGGCGGGCCTGGACCTGAAGGGCCGGATCGCGCTGATCGAGGCGACCGTGCCGGGACGCCTCGTGTTCACCACGAGCCTCGGCATCGAGGATCAGGCGCTCACGCACGCGGTCGCCATGCACAAGGGACGCACCGAGATCGTCACCCTCGACACCGGGCGCCTCTACCCCGAGACCTACGACACTTGGAGCGAGACCGAATCCGCCTACGGCATCCGTATCCGCGCCTATGCGCCGGAGCGTGAGGCCGAGGAGCGCTTCGTCGCCGAGTCGGGCATCAACGGGTTCCGCCATTCGATCGAGGCGCGCCAGGCCTGTTGCGGCTTTCGCAAGGTCGAGCCCCTTGGCCGCGCCCTCAACGGCGCCGCCGGCTGGCTGACCGGCCTGCGCGCCGGACAGTCGGCGAACCGGGCCGACACGCCCCTCGCCGAGGCCGACCCGGCGCGCAACCTCATCAAGATCAACCCGCTGGCCGACTGGACCCGCGCGGATGTCGACCGCTTCGTGCGCGACAACTACATCCCCTACAACGTCCTGCACGATCGCGGCTTCCCGTCGATCGGTTGCGCGCCCTGCACCCGTGCGATCCGCGTCGGCGAGGACGAGCGCGCCGGACGCTGGTGGTGGGAGCAGGCCTCCAAGAAGGAGTGCGGCCTGCACGTTCATGCGCCCGAGGAGAACGTGGCGCCCGGACAGGAGGCGGCCGCCTTCGAGACTTCGACCCTCGCGAAACCCCTGGAGATGGCCCGATGA
- a CDS encoding AsnC family transcriptional regulator — MLFEYTRRRGVRSPVTDATTFKVARLKQRIGQGAKPEAKAQDGNTIDLSHLIDTSYNYHSPRELRWHLAERFGMAPEAVALREHA, encoded by the coding sequence ATGTTGTTCGAATACACCCGGCGCCGCGGCGTCCGTTCACCCGTGACCGATGCGACGACCTTCAAGGTCGCCCGACTGAAGCAGAGGATCGGCCAGGGCGCGAAGCCCGAGGCCAAGGCTCAGGACGGCAACACCATCGACCTCAGCCATCTCATCGACACTTCCTACAACTACCACTCGCCGCGCGAACTGCGTTGGCATCTCGCCGAGCGGTTCGGCATGGCCCCCGAGGCCGTCGCCCTGCGCGAGCACGCCTGA
- the ubiA gene encoding 4-hydroxybenzoate octaprenyltransferase → MSSPHADHRVADAVTGHWVDRLAPRRARPYLRLARIDRPIGWWLLLLPCWWSAALAAIASGAAYPDPAHLALFFVGAVAMRGAGSTYNDIADRDLDAQVERTRSRPLPSGQIRARHAALFLVAQALVGLAVLLQFNTTAILVGIASLVPVAIYPFMKRVMPVPQAVLGLAFAWGALMGWVAVFGRLEAPALLLYAGTIAWVVGYDTIYAVQDIEDDEIAGIRSSARFFGRRMRAAVGLCYGASVAFIAAAAVLAGSGPVGLLGVGLFGAHLTAQVVRLDTRDGRGALTLFRSNRDAGLILFLGLTAEAVLRHLIGA, encoded by the coding sequence GTGAGTTCTCCGCACGCCGACCACCGCGTCGCCGACGCCGTGACGGGACACTGGGTCGACCGGCTCGCCCCACGGCGGGCAAGGCCCTACCTGCGCCTGGCGCGCATCGACCGGCCCATCGGCTGGTGGCTGCTCCTGCTGCCCTGCTGGTGGTCGGCGGCGCTGGCCGCCATCGCCTCGGGCGCGGCTTATCCCGATCCCGCCCATCTCGCGCTGTTCTTCGTCGGCGCGGTCGCCATGCGGGGAGCGGGCTCGACCTACAACGACATCGCCGACCGCGACCTCGACGCGCAGGTGGAGCGCACGCGCTCGCGTCCCCTCCCCTCCGGGCAGATCCGGGCGCGCCACGCGGCCCTGTTCCTGGTGGCCCAGGCCCTGGTGGGCCTCGCGGTGCTGCTGCAATTCAACACCACCGCCATCCTGGTCGGCATCGCCTCCCTGGTACCGGTGGCGATCTACCCGTTCATGAAGCGCGTGATGCCGGTGCCGCAGGCGGTCCTCGGCCTCGCCTTCGCCTGGGGGGCCCTGATGGGCTGGGTCGCGGTGTTCGGGCGGCTCGAGGCGCCGGCCCTGCTGCTCTACGCGGGCACCATCGCCTGGGTCGTCGGCTACGACACGATCTACGCGGTGCAGGATATCGAGGATGACGAGATCGCCGGGATCCGCTCATCGGCCCGCTTCTTCGGGCGCCGGATGCGCGCTGCGGTCGGTCTCTGCTACGGGGCCAGTGTCGCGTTCATCGCCGCGGCGGCCGTGCTGGCGGGTTCCGGTCCGGTCGGTCTCCTGGGAGTGGGGCTGTTCGGGGCCCATCTGACTGCCCAGGTCGTCCGCCTGGATACGCGAGACGGGCGCGGGGCGCTCACCCTGTTCCGCTCGAATCGGGATGCGGGCCTGATCCTGTTCCTGGGGCTGACGGCGGAAGCCGTGCTGCGGCACCTCATCGGCGCCTGA